A region from the Deltaproteobacteria bacterium genome encodes:
- a CDS encoding outer membrane beta-barrel protein yields the protein MSKKTRKIVLLMVLSMFLSLFAFSSDVAAGSNSGPWTFRGSFVYISPDSDWDPIDELYGFSAEVLYDVGPSFRIGPEINYATGDEDLFGINFEADWLQVLARAEYFIGWGEGGNNSFFLGLGAGMVNVDGTVSIMGLSASEDDTSFAFKPFAGCDIFFSDSVGISIQAGYLWAENTIAGIDVDSTGFEGKIGIVFAF from the coding sequence ATGAGCAAGAAGACAAGAAAAATTGTTTTGCTGATGGTTCTTTCCATGTTCCTCTCGCTGTTTGCGTTCAGCAGTGACGTCGCAGCCGGGAGCAACTCGGGTCCGTGGACCTTCAGGGGAAGTTTCGTGTACATTTCTCCTGACAGTGACTGGGATCCCATTGACGAACTCTATGGATTTTCTGCCGAAGTGCTCTACGACGTTGGTCCCAGCTTCCGAATTGGACCAGAAATTAACTATGCAACTGGAGATGAGGATTTGTTCGGCATAAACTTCGAAGCCGATTGGCTCCAGGTATTAGCTCGAGCAGAGTATTTTATCGGTTGGGGAGAGGGCGGCAATAACTCCTTCTTTCTTGGGTTGGGGGCCGGCATGGTAAACGTCGATGGTACGGTAAGTATTATGGGTCTCAGCGCAAGCGAGGATGATACGTCCTTTGCGTTCAAACCCTTTGCCGGTTGCGATATTTTCTTTTCAGACAGCGTCGGGATCAGTATTCAGGCAGGATACCTGTGGGCGGAAAATACAATAGCGGGCATTGATGTGGATTCGACGGGTTTTGAGGGAAAAATTGGGATAGTGTTTGCATTCTGA
- a CDS encoding septal ring lytic transglycosylase RlpA family protein: MSLMIRRILCISIALVLLGCSTVPLKKDPKWIGYTQSGKASYYASKFHNRKTASGERYNQFSNTAAHKKLPFGTKVKVTNVKNGKSVTVKINDRGPFVKGRIIDLSRSAFKSIAHLDSGVINVMIKVVR; encoded by the coding sequence ATGTCTTTGATGATCAGAAGAATTCTTTGTATCTCGATAGCTCTGGTGTTGTTGGGATGCTCCACCGTACCATTGAAAAAAGATCCAAAATGGATTGGGTACACGCAATCTGGGAAAGCCTCGTATTATGCATCGAAGTTTCACAATAGAAAAACGGCGAGTGGTGAACGCTATAATCAATTTTCCAACACGGCAGCGCACAAAAAACTGCCCTTTGGGACAAAGGTCAAAGTAACAAACGTAAAGAATGGAAAAAGTGTCACAGTAAAAATTAATGACAGGGGGCCTTTCGTTAAAGGAAGAATCATCGATCTATCCCGTTCGGCTTTCAAAAGTATCGCTCACCTTGATTCTGGTGTTATCAATGTGATGATCAAGGTGGTCCGATAA